The Paenibacillus sp. FSL H7-0357 nucleotide sequence ACCTGGCGTATCCCCAGGTTCGTCAGACGGATCGTAGGTGGAATAGCAAATATAATAGAAGCAATGACTCCGGGAACTACGCCAAGCGAGAAAAAGGATACCGCCGGCAGCAGATACACAAATGCAGGCATCGTCTGCATAAAGTCCAGTATCGGAGTCACAATATTTTGAACAGTCTTACTCTGCGCGCAAAACACGCCAACCGGAACACCAATCAGCACAGCAAGCAGTGATGCAGTAAGCACAAGCGCCAGGGACTGCATAGAAGGATCCCATAGACCCAGATTGTCGATCAGCAGCAGCCCGATCACTGCGAATAGAGCCATCCGCCATTTGCCGATCCAGTAAGCCAAGGCGGCGATAATCACCGTGAGGACGATAGCCGGAAGGAAGGTTAAAGCCGCATCGATTCCGTCCACCATGCCTCCAATAACCGCATGAATAAGATCAAAGAACGGCCCGAAATACGTAGTAAGCCAGTCCTCCAGCCATTCAATCCCCTTGCCTATAGGTAATTTAGGTAAATTCATGAACCGATGCCTCCTTCCGGTACCGCATTGCCTGCAAGGGCGGAAAGTACTGCCCCTTTAATCACAATGCCCTTTAGCTTATCTTCTTCATCCACTACCGCAACCGGCAGATGTGTCTCGGACATCAGCTCGAACAGGTCGTTCAGCAGCGTGTCCGGACGTACACGGGGAATTTCACGGACCATCACTTCAAGAATGCTTTTATTCTCCTTGAGTGCCTCCAGCGCTTTCTCTGCAGTAAGTACGCCTTGCAGCTTCATTTCATTGCTCGCCACATAGAGACTGGATACGCCGCTGTCCCGCATCAGCTGAAGCGCAACACGCGGACCGCGTTCCGGCCGGATCATTTCCGGCTGGCGCATCACATGCGCAGCTGTCAGGACTTTCGACAAGTCTACATCCTCCACAAACCGCTCCACATATTTGTTCGCAGGCTGAATAAGGATCTCTTCCGGAGTGCCGATCTGGACGATCACACCATCCTTCATCAAAGCGATCCGGTCACCGATCCGCAGGGCCTCATCCAGGTCATGCGTAATGAACACGATCGTCTTCTTCACTCTTGCCTGCAGTTCCAGCAGCTCCTGCTGCATATCCTTGCGGATCAGCGGATCAAGCGCACTGAAGGCTTCATCCATCAGCAGGATATCCGGGTCATTGGCAAGACCGCGCGCAAGACCCACACGCTGCTGCATGCCTCCGCTCAATTGATCAGGGCGGTGGTTCTCCCAGCCTTTAAGGCCTACAAGCTCCAGTGCCTCCATGGCAAGCCGGGTTCTCTCTTTTTTCTCCACGCCCTGTACTTCAAGACCATATTCAGCATTAGCCAGCACCGTGCGGTGCGGAAACAATGCAAACTTCTGGAAGACCATGCCGATATTTTTACGCCGGAACCGGCGCAGCTCTTCGGGATTCATTTTGACCACATCATTGCCTTTAAAAAAGACCTGGCCCCCTGTGGGCTCAATCAGACGGTTCAATAAACGGACTAGCGTGGATTTGCCACTACCTGACAAACCCATGATGACAAATATTTCTCCTTCTTCGATGCTGAATTCAGCCTTGTTGACACCAACCGTCAGCTTGGCTTCACGGGCAATCTTCTCTTTAGACCAACCTTGTGCTAGTAATGGAAGTGCCCGTCCCGCATCATGACCGAATACTTTGGTAAGTTCTTTTACCTCTATAATTGCCATGGTGACCTCCTTCTTCCCCTTATATTTCACGTTTGTGCTTCTCAACAAGTGTAACGGAGTTGTGAAAAGCGACGCAAAGTGCATATTCGCTAAAAAATTAGTGTACAGTTTTAACTTTACGTACTTTACGTATAGAATACTCTGTTTTACGCCATATTCCGTTCTGCATGAATTCTTTACTTATTGCAGCAGATTTGATTACAATACATTGGAGAGGTTTGCAGTTTATTAGCCTAATCCTCAGGAGGGACATCATGAACGATTTAGAAGGGCTTCCGCCCGAGCAAATAGAGAAAATCAGCAAGGTCCGCGAACGGGTCATTGATTCCATTGGCAAAAACATGGATTTGTACGGAATCACCCTATCCATTGGGCATTTATACGGTTACATGTACTTTAATCAAGGCCCCGTAACGCTGGACGAGCTAAGCCGTACGATGGGAATGAGCAAAACATCCATGAGTACAGGAGTGCGCACCTTGCTTGACCTGAAGATGATCGACAAGGTGTGGGGAAAAGGAACCCGAAAAGATCTGTTCGAGGTCGTTCCCGACTGGCATCAGAATTTCAGTGACTATTTCTCAATTAAATGGAGAAAAGCCGTAGAGGGAAATATGTCCGCACTGGCTAAATCGCTTGCTGAAATCAAACAAATAAAATCCGAGTATGCTGACAATCCGGATATTGAGAAGCTCCTGAATAGAGATGAAGCAAAAATTGAAGAAGCCATTAAGTACTACCGCTGGCTGCTGAAGCTGATTGAAGCCCTGGAAACCGGCAAGATATTCGACTTCATTCCCAAAGAAAAGTAAACAAGGAGCGTGAGCTCCCTGCTGCACCGCATAATAAATACGGCCATGGCCCCGCAAAGGGGCTATGGCCGTTTATTATTTACTATTTGCTGCGGATTTATAAATGAAAATCCAGGCCGAAATCGGTTTCGGAAATAACGGCTGCGGATTGACTTGTATCAACAAGTTTAATAGACTAGGAATAACTGATTTTTGCAATGGATAAAGTGTAAGCGATGGACCAAAACCGCAGTATATCAGTCTTTTTCCCGGAATTCATGATCAGTCGGAGGGTGGCTTTACCATGCAAATGAATATTAAAAAGATTGCCGAAATGGCAGGTGTCTCCGTCTCAACGGTTTCGAAAATCATGAATAATTACAGCGATGTTTCGGAAAAAACGAAACAGCGGGTGCTGGAGATTATCGAACAAACCGGATATTCCCCCTCTAATTCCGCGAAAACACTGGCCACCAAAAAATCGAGTCTGATCGGGGTCATTTTTGCCGGTGAATTTAATGTCGAATTTACCCATCCTTTTTTCATTGAGGTGCTGAATTCCTTCAAGAAACAGATGGGTGTGCTGGGGTACGATCTAATTTTTTTCTCCAACGAGAAATTTATCAGCAGCGGTGATTATTTCGCGCGCTGCCAGCATTTTCATGTGGATGGCTGCGTGATCATCTCCGGGCAGAAGATGGAGCCCGCAATCCGCGACCTCGATATGAGCAGCATTCCCTGCATCGGCGTAGATATGGAGCTTAAGGGTAAAAAATCCGGGTATGTGATGTCGGACAACTATCAAATCTCCTCCAAGGTCGTAGAGCATTTCTATCTGCTTGGCTACAGAGAGCTTGGCTTTATCGGCAGTACGGCGGATTCGGATATTTCCAACCGGCGGGAAGCAGGGTATATCAAGGCAATCGAAGATTTTGGTCTGGCGATGAATCCCACGTGGTTCGTGCATGGAGAGGATTTCTTTGAAGCCAGCGGTTATGCGGCCATGCAGACTCTCATCGAGAAAGGCAGCCTGCCGCAAGCGATCTTTGCCGCTTCCGATTTGCTGGCACTTGGGGCCATCCGCGCCTTGAAGGAGCACGGACTGCGCATCCCTGAAGATATCGCCATCATCGGCTGTGACGATATTGAGGCCTGCAAATACACCAGCCCTACGCTGACTACGATCCGCCAGAACAAAGAACGGCTTGGCGTACTTGCGGCTCATATGCTGTTCGATCTAATTAACAATCAATCAGAAGGCGGTTCGTTTGTCGTTGAACCGGCGCTAATCGTCCGCGAATCCTGCGGCAGCCGGTTGAATGCTAAGCCTCACCAATCCTCTTTATAAGCCCCGCGTTCGAAATCGTCCTTAAACTTTTTGTCCCTCTCTGCCGCATGTTTCTGCACCGAAGGAGAATTGACAATTTTACGGACGATCCAATATAAAACTATAAGAAATACGATACCAAACAAGATTTCGATCACTAGCAATAGTCGTGCCTCCTTTGTCTTATAGATTAAAAGCTTGAACAGCTTTTGCCTATAAGAATATTCATACCGGCTGCTCTCTTGCACCCGGTCTACGCTTCTGATGGTCTACGCTTCTGACCGGCTTCGTTTCAGGACCCGGTTCACCTGCTCTGAACTCAGCATCATCAATAGCAAAAACGCCAATACGATGGCCGGAAACAGGCTGATGCTAATTCCGGAAGCGATTAGACCAAACAATGGGGGCAGCAAGGTTGTTCCTGTATAGGCGACTGCCATCTGGTACCCCATTAATTGCGCGGAGTTCTCTTTGCCGAAACGGGCCGGTGTTTCATGAAGCAGCCCGGGATATATCGGCGCAAGCCCCAGCCCGATCAGGATGAGTCCAACGAGGGTCATTACGTCAGGCAGTGGAAGAAGTAACAGCAATCCACCCAAGGCAGCTATAAGCTGACCCGCCAGAATCAGCACCCGGTTACTGATCCTTAGGGTCACAAATCCGGTAATCAATCTGCCGATTGTGATTCCGCCATAGTACATAGAAATCCAGCCGGCAGCCAATTCGGCTGACACCTCTCTTGCCCCTACTAAATAGCTGGCCCCCCATAACCCGACCGTGGATTCGACACCGCAATAAAACAAGAATGCGAGAAGCGAGAATTTAACGCCTTTGAGACGAGTGGGATGAACCTTCACTTTGGCAGGCGGGGAACTGATGCCGGTGTTACTCCCCTCGAGCCCGTCAGGCTGGGTTTCGTTCGAATTCCCAACCTCTGCAGCATGATGCAGTTTCGCTACCCGCTTCCATAACGGAAGGGTGACAAGCAAAACGATTACCAGACCGAACTGGATGATCGAAACGGCCGAATAGCCTTCTCTCCATGAATTGTGGTTCGCAATATAAAAGGACATGATCATCGGCCCCGCCGTTGCACCGACACCCCAAAAACAATGCAGCCAGCTCATGTGATGGGCTTTGTAATTATCGGCTACATAATGGTTGAGCGCAGCATCTACCGCTCCGCCTCCAAGTCCCAGGGGAATAGCCAGAACCGCCAACCAAACCAGTGAAGGCGCGAAGGAAAAGCCCAGCAGCGCACCAGCGGTCATACAGCAGCTGATCAGGGTAATCGTCCCTGTGCCCAGCTTTTTAATGATGCTGCCGCTTACCAGACTTGAGACGATGGTCCCTCCGGCAATGATCATAGAGATGAGACCCGCCGATCCAAAGGGAGCGCCGATTTCCAGATGCAGCACCGGCCAGGCGGACCCCAGCAACGAATCGGGAATGCCCAAGCTGATAAATGAAAGATAGATAATGATTAGAAACCAAGTTGCCATAGTTATGTTTCTTCCTCTCTGTGATTTCCCGGATAACTGGGCATCAATTGCCCCAAATATCAGGCTCCAGCTGCTTTAAGGTCAGCCAGCGCATGCCTGCCTCAAAGTCTTCATGAAATGAATCGAGCAGAATGATGCTCGGCATGGAAGGCATTGCATGTTGAGATCTGTACAATTCCCAAGCGCTGCCCCAGGTTTCCTCATCCATCAGGCTCTGGTAAATAACAATTTCATCCGGAGCAAGCACAACATTCACCGTATGAATAATCGTGCAGGCTGCCTCTATAAACATCTCAGTTTTGACCGGATTGTTCCAGTCCACCTCCACCGGAAGAAATTTAATTTCACCGGCCATGCCGTCCTTGCCCTTCACTACACTCCCGTTCAAATAAATCCCCATGCCGGGAGGATAGGACCTTGGAAAATATACACCAAGCACACATTGATTATCATCTTTCTCGGTTCGGGAACAGTACCCGCTGATCGCAGCATTCACATCGTTTTCCAACATAACCGGCAATCCAAATTGCTCCTGTATAACTTCGCTCAATCTTACGCCTTTCAGCTGGTCATGACTGCTTACTTTGATTTCCCCATTGACTGACTGGCCGGGAATACCGATCCCAATCACCTTGATGGTAGGGTGTTTCGACAGATATTGCTCAATCAATTCATAAAACCGTTCAAGATTGAACAGCGGTATGCCGTATTCTTCCCGCTCTATAATCTCATCCCCTAAATTAATTACCGTCACAACAACTACATCCTCACCCTGCTTCTCATTCATATGAATGACCAGCGCCAGGCTAAATCCGTAATTGTACCGGTAAGTAAGCGCAGGTCTGCCCCCATTGGATGGGACCGTTTCGTCTTCCGACAATTCACCGAGCTGAACCAATTCCTTGACCAGTGAATTAATAGTAACCACGCTTAGCTTGGTCAATGCGGCCAGCTGTGACTTAGATCCCGTTCCAATCTGCTTCATGGCCTGCCGCACAAGGTTGAGATTAATATCTTTGATTAAGTAACCGTTAGCCTTCTCCATAAGCATCCTCCAACATATAATAAAGTCACTTAATAAACCCTGTTTAATTAGTATGCAGCGAGTAGTCTGTCCTTGTCAAGGCTATAAGGGGCAAGTGGAGATCTGAACACAAATACATCATTTAGGCCATAAAAAAACCAGCCGCTTCCGGGGAAGACGGCTGGTTCCGGTTAAAGCTGCGCCGGAAGCTCGACCTGCGGGTCCAGCGCCAGCTTTAGGAGTTGACCGGCATGGGCCAGACCCGCGCCGAATCCGTACAATAGAATCTGCTGGCCATTCAACACTTTGCCCTCGCGGACACCCAGGTCCAGGGCGAGCGGTATGCTTGCGGCCGACGTATTGCCGAAATATTCAAGGCTGTACAGAGCCTGCTCAAGAGGATAATCCAAGCGCTCACAAATGGGCTCGATCATCCGCAGGTTGGCGCTGTGCGGAATCAGCCAGTCCACTTGTGCAAGCTCTGCCCCCGCATTTTTAAGCACCTGCTGGATGCCTTGGGGTACGGTTCTTACCGCCCAGCGGAAAACCTCCCGGCCATTTTGCACCAGCTTGCCTGGATTCATCAGTTCAATCCCGTTCACCTTATGCGACAGGCCCGTGCGGTACACATGATGTGCTCCGCCGCCGTCACTGCCCAGATGGAAGCCGAGGAAGTTGTCCTCCTGCTCATCGCTCTCCACAAGAACCGCCCCGGCCCCATCCCCAAAAAGAATACAGGTGCTGCGGTCGGTATAGTCCGTAATTTTGGACAGCGCATCTGCCCCAAGAACCAGAACCTTGCGGTGCAATCCTGATGCGACATAAGCGTGGGCCGTATGCAAGGCATAGACAAAGCCTGCACAGGCGGCGCTCATATCGACAGCTCCGGCGGTAAGCGGAATTCCCAGACGGTGCTGAATTATGGATGCTACAGAAGGAAAAGAAAAGTCAGGCGTGCTGGTAGCCACAATAACCATATCCACGTCCCCGGCAGATTTGCCATAACGCTTCAGCAGATCCTGCGCGGCGGAAACACATAAATCGCTGGTATATTCATCTTCACGGCTGATTCTCCGCTCGCGGATTCCGGTTCGCTGGACAATCCACTCATCGTTCGTCTCTACCATCTGTTCCAAATCGCTATTGGTCAGCCTCCGGACTGGCACATAAGATCCAATCGCTGTAATTTTCGCACCCGTCAATGAAATCACCTCTTTAATAGTATCTGGTCTTAGTACTTGGTACTAATTATATGCGATACCTGCTAATATTGCAAAGGAAAAAGCCGTAAAGTGAATATTTCCCTGGACTCGCCGAAGATCAAAAAAAGAACTATGGCCTACACAGGCCACAGTTCCTAGTAAACATATTGAACAAAAGATAAACGGGTAAGCGGCAGCATAGCTTAGGTACAGCACCGTAACATTCCGGTGTATGCTCTTAGCATCGTGCAACTATATGCTTGCCGGTTCTACTTCCACCTGCTCCACCAGCTTTTCCGGCTGGGCGGTATTTCTTGAACGGCAGTTAATGATTTCAACCTCTTCACCATTCTCGATATAAAAGGCCGGGCCTTCATGATTCTCAACCGTCACCTGCTGAAACCGGACATCCCGTACATTCCCCAGAAAAAATCCGCGGTTGTTCATATCCTCAATGCCTGTCATCATGTCGGGCTGGCCGGGAACGGCATTCTTGGCCATTGAAATATCGACATTCGAAAAGGTAATCTCCGAAACATACTGCTCCGCCAGCCCATACAGGAAACCTGCAGCCGCATGGACGCCCCGTGCGGTAATACTCTCAAAATGAATCCGTCTAAACGTTGGCGTTTCCGCCGTAACGGGATACGGATTTTTGTCCCAGACATATTTCTCTTTGCCGCGGGGTCCGCAGAAATAATACAGGTTAAGTGTAAAGGGGCAAATCACGTCCTCCATCACAATGTTGCTGACGCGAATATCCTCAATCGTCCCTCCGCGGCCCCGTCTGGACTTCATGCGAATGCCGCGGTCGGTCTGCTTGAACACGCAGTTGCTGATCGTCACATTGCGGATATCGCCGCTCATTTCACTGCCCAGCACTACCGCCCCATGGCCATGAATCATCGTACAGTTGGTGATGGTTATATTCTCGCAGGGAATCCGCTCTTTCGTATCCTCGGTTCCCGCTTTGATCGCGATGCAGTCATCGCCTACATCAATATTGCAGTTGCTGATGCGCACACCCGAGCAGGATTCCGGATTAATGCCGTCCGTATTCGGTGAATCCGGCGGGTTCAGGATCGAGATATTGTCGATCGTCACATTGCTGCAGCAGATCGGATTCACCGTCCAGCTCGGTGAGTTCAGCAGCGTTACATCCTTGATCGTAACCCGGCTGCAGTTGTTAAATCCGATCAGCGTTGGACGGGGATACTCCAGCGCCTCCGGGTGATTCCGGTGCTTGTTCCACCAGGGGGCGCCGTTGCCCTCCAGGATTCCGCTTCCGGTAATGGATACATTCACTAGATCCTCTCCGTAAATGCAGGACGCATGCACTTGCCGTTTCACGCCTTCCCATCTGGATTCCACAGCCGGAAAGTCCCCGGGCTCGGTGCTGAATGACAGAACCGCCCCAGGGCTTAAGTGCAGCTCTATGTTGCTGCGCAGCAGCACCGCCCCTGTTCTGAATGTCCCCGCCGGGATAACCACCGTTCCGCCGCCGTCTCTGCTCGCTGCCGCAATGGCATCCGCAATAGCTCCCGTTGCCGGCACTGGACTATCCCGCAGCGCTCCGTAATCCGCAATGTTATACATGGGTCCCCCTTCCTCTCGAGCAGCGCTCCAACCGCTGCAGAGCTTCCCGCTTTATCCTTTTACCTTCTGTACAAAGACTCCATCTCCACACAAGCCATGACGAGCGCCCCCACCCCATGCAGATCATTGCTGACCTTAGGCCGGGTGACATAATTCTCATAGTCGCCCGCCGAAGTGCCGATGCAGATATCCGGCAGGATCACGCGGCCCTGATCATCCTGCTGAAGCACCGAGATCAGGCCTTCATAGCCTTTTTGGGCTGCTGTCACCGCTGCTGCTTCTTCAGTAGCCAGACCCAATTTCACCGCTTTGGCGATGGTGTAGACGAACAGGCAGGACCCCGACGTTTCCAGCCAGTTATCCGGCTCATCGCCCTTATCCACGACCTGGTACCACAGTCCGCTGTCCTTATCCTGATAACGGATCAAGGCCTGCACGAATTCGCTTAGCGCAGCAGCCAGCTCCGCCCGGCCCGGTTCATCTGCCGGCAGCAGGTCCAGAAATTGCGACAATGCCAGACCGTACCAGCCCAGGGACCGGCTCCAGAACTCGGGAGAGCAGCCCGTTTCGGGGTTGGCCCAAGGCATGCGCCGGCTCTCATCCCAGGCATGATACAAAAGGCCGGTAGCTTCATCCTTCATGTATTTGCGCATCAGCTTCTCCTGATGCAACACGGTTTGCCGCAAGCCGGCTTCCCCGTAGGCATTGGCATATTTCAGCGAGAAGACTCCGGCCATGTAGAGTCCGTCAAGCCACATTTGATAAGGATACTTATCCTTGTGCCAGTATCCGCCTTCGGCGGTTCTGTTTACTGTCAGCAGCAGATTTCTCAGCTTATCGGCAGCCGTCCGGTACTTGCCCTTGCCGGTCCGTTCATGTAGCGTGAACAGCAGCAGTCCTGCCTGAACCGCATCCAGCTCATCGCGGGCAAAATAGAAATTGCCCTGATCATCCACCAGATCATCCACATATTGACCGATGTACTCCAGATAGCGGTCCTCCCGGACAGCTTCCCAGAGCAGCTCCATCCCGCACAGAAACACGCCTTGATGGTAGTGCCAGCGATGTGCAGGAGGAAGCTCTCCCGCTTGATAAGTATCCATTAAAGAGTCACAGGCTTTTTTTGCCCATTCCATGGGTGTTTTCGGCAGACTGCCTATCATCTTACTACCCCTTCCAACATAAGAATACCTGTCCTTTGGCGGTTAACCCTTCATTGATCCCAGCATAGCCCCTTTGGCAAAATGCTTCTGCAAGAACGGATAAACCATCAGAATCGGCAGGGTTGCCACCACGATAACGGCCATCTTGATCGTCTGATCCGGCGGCGGAACCGCAGCATCGAGCGAAGAGCTGTAATCCATCCCGCTGGCCAGCACGACAATTTGTCTGAGCAGCACCTGGATCGGCCATTTGGCGCTGTCATCCAGATACAGAATGGCACTCATATAGGTGTTCCAATACGTCACCGCATAGAACAGGGAAATTGTCGCAATCGAGGGCAAAGATAACGGCAATACAATCCGGAACAGGATGCCGAAGTCGTTGCAGCCGTCAATTTTGGCGGATTCCTCAAGACCTTCCGGGATATTCTGAAAAAAGTTTTTGAGAATAATCATGTTAAACGCACTGATTGCCGAAGGCAGAATTAGAGCCGCATAGGAATCAATCAGCCCCAGCTCCTTCACAACCAGGAACGTAGGAATCATCCCGCCGTGAAACAACATCGTGAACACAACCAGAAAGTTAATAACATTGCGCCCGTCCAGATCCCGTCTGGAGAGGCCGTAGGCCATTAAAGCTGTTATAAACATACTGAATGCTGTACCGATGAGCGTAACCCCAATCGAAACTCCCAGCGCTCTAAAAATCGTATCCGTCGAGAAAATAAACTTGTACGCCTCAAAGCTCCATACTTTTGGAATCAGCACAAATTTGTTGGCCGCGAGCTCCGCACTGGTTGTGAAGGAGCCTGCCACCACGTGGATAAATGGAAGCACCGTCACCAGTGCAATGAGGGCCAGCAGCGTAAAGTTAACAGCAGCAAAGATCCGGCCGCCGATCGTTCTGTCTTCTACCATTTGAATTCCTCCCGCATTTCTCTCAATAAACGCCTTCTTCTCCCATTTTCTTCGATAATTTGTTGACCGACATGACCATAATGAGTCCAATCACCGATTTAAAGAAGCCAATAGCCGTACTGTAACTGAATTGTCCTTGTCTCAAACCTGCGGTATACACGTACGTATCAATAATTTCCGCCACTTCCCGGTTCATGGAGTTGAGCAGCAGATAGGCGTGTTCAAATCCAAGATCCAGCACGGAACCGATTTTCAGAATCAGTAGTGTAATAATGACGCTTCGGATCGCCGGAAGGGTAATGTGCCAGACCTGTCTCAGCCGGCCGGCTCCGTCCATGCGCGCAGCTTCGTAAAGTCCGGGATCCACAGCCGCAATGGCTGCGAGATAAATGATGGTGCCCCAGCCTGCTTCTCTCCAAATGACCTGAATGATATACATTGGCCTGAACCAGTCGGGATTCAGCAGGAAATTCACCTTGGGAAGGCCGAAATAGACCAATAGCTCGTTAATAATTCCTCCGTCCATCGTGACCATAACGAAAGTAATCGAGACGACGATAACCCATGACATAAAGTGGGGCAGATAAACGAGTGTCTGGAACAATCTTTTGAAAAATGTGCCTCTCAGCTCATTCAGCATCAGGGCAAGGATAATCGGAATCGGAAAATAAAAGATGATATTCATTCCGAATAAAATCAGCGTATTCCCCAGGATATTGAGAAAATCCGGCTCCGCGAACAGCCGCTTGAAATGCTCAAGCCCTACCCAATTGCTGCCGAGGATCCCCTGATAAGGCTTGTAATCCTGAAAGGAAATGACCAACCCGTACATTGGAAAGTATTTAAAAATAACAAAAAACAGCACTCCCGGTATCAGCATGACGTAAAGCAGTTTATTTCTCCACAGCCGCTTTTTGAGTTCACTGCTGCTTTTGTATTTTTTGGGCTCCAGCTCAGGAATTGCGCTGGGCTGAGCGGTGACTTCCTGCATAATACTCTTCCTTTCTGCTTCATAAATTGATCATCTGACTGCCGGTTTCGTATGAATCAGAAGGCTGCTGAAGCTGCTTCGGCAGCCTTCTTCACTGGGCCTTAGCCTAACCGTTCACGACTGTCATCCTATTTCTTGTATGCGGCGTTGTATTCTTCGATAATGGCTGCGCCGCCCCGGCTCTTCCAGGATTCCACTTCTTTTTCGAATCCGGCCTTGTCCAGCTGTCCATAGATATAATTGTAGGTAGCATCCGTAATAATCTGTTGAAGCTCAACGCCCTTGGAGGTGTAGGTCGCCGAATCCAGGGCAGCCGTAGGGTCAGCCACTCCGAATTTGACGTTCTCCAGCGCCAGTTCATCAGCATGAATCCGGCCTGGCAGCACGTTCAAAGGCTGGTACATCCCGTTGGTTTCGTATTCACCGATAACGCTGTCCTTATAGCCTTTAACCTCGCGTTCAATCAGCTCTTTATCATCCGCCGGTTTCGCTTTGCCGTCTTCAACGGTGTAGTGAGTGCCTTCAATCCCCCAGTACATCAGGTTGGCAACCTCAGGAGTCATCATCTTGTCAAAGAACGCCAGAATCTTCTTCAGCTCGGCTTCATCCTTGACTGCGCCTTTCGGGAAGAGGACTACGTTGTTATAGCCCGGAATCATCCATTGGGTAATCTTTCCATCCGGTCCGGCGACCATACTGTGCGCATCCAAAACGGCATCCGGGACATTCTTGATCAGATCCTTATTGAGGTTATCAATATCAGGCATGGATCCGCCGATATACAGGCCCGCTTTACCGCTGGTGAACATATTTACAGCATCTGTTTTACTGGTAGCCGCGAAATCCTGGTTCATGTACTCGGAATCACGAAGCTTTTTGAAGTAGTCCATCGCATCGATATATTGCGGGAACATA carries:
- a CDS encoding ABC transporter permease; translated protein: MNLPKLPIGKGIEWLEDWLTTYFGPFFDLIHAVIGGMVDGIDAALTFLPAIVLTVIIAALAYWIGKWRMALFAVIGLLLIDNLGLWDPSMQSLALVLTASLLAVLIGVPVGVFCAQSKTVQNIVTPILDFMQTMPAFVYLLPAVSFFSLGVVPGVIASIIFAIPPTIRLTNLGIRQVSPELVEAADAFGSTAGQKLFKLQLPIAMPTIMAGINQTIMLSLSMVVISSMIGAQGVGAYVYRAVSQAKTGAGFEAGIAIVIIAILLDRLTQKLVKPKQ
- a CDS encoding quaternary amine ABC transporter ATP-binding protein — translated: MAIIEVKELTKVFGHDAGRALPLLAQGWSKEKIAREAKLTVGVNKAEFSIEEGEIFVIMGLSGSGKSTLVRLLNRLIEPTGGQVFFKGNDVVKMNPEELRRFRRKNIGMVFQKFALFPHRTVLANAEYGLEVQGVEKKERTRLAMEALELVGLKGWENHRPDQLSGGMQQRVGLARGLANDPDILLMDEAFSALDPLIRKDMQQELLELQARVKKTIVFITHDLDEALRIGDRIALMKDGVIVQIGTPEEILIQPANKYVERFVEDVDLSKVLTAAHVMRQPEMIRPERGPRVALQLMRDSGVSSLYVASNEMKLQGVLTAEKALEALKENKSILEVMVREIPRVRPDTLLNDLFELMSETHLPVAVVDEEDKLKGIVIKGAVLSALAGNAVPEGGIGS
- a CDS encoding GbsR/MarR family transcriptional regulator is translated as MNDLEGLPPEQIEKISKVRERVIDSIGKNMDLYGITLSIGHLYGYMYFNQGPVTLDELSRTMGMSKTSMSTGVRTLLDLKMIDKVWGKGTRKDLFEVVPDWHQNFSDYFSIKWRKAVEGNMSALAKSLAEIKQIKSEYADNPDIEKLLNRDEAKIEEAIKYYRWLLKLIEALETGKIFDFIPKEK
- a CDS encoding LacI family DNA-binding transcriptional regulator → MNIKKIAEMAGVSVSTVSKIMNNYSDVSEKTKQRVLEIIEQTGYSPSNSAKTLATKKSSLIGVIFAGEFNVEFTHPFFIEVLNSFKKQMGVLGYDLIFFSNEKFISSGDYFARCQHFHVDGCVIISGQKMEPAIRDLDMSSIPCIGVDMELKGKKSGYVMSDNYQISSKVVEHFYLLGYRELGFIGSTADSDISNRREAGYIKAIEDFGLAMNPTWFVHGEDFFEASGYAAMQTLIEKGSLPQAIFAASDLLALGAIRALKEHGLRIPEDIAIIGCDDIEACKYTSPTLTTIRQNKERLGVLAAHMLFDLINNQSEGGSFVVEPALIVRESCGSRLNAKPHQSSL
- a CDS encoding MFS transporter; the encoded protein is MATWFLIIIYLSFISLGIPDSLLGSAWPVLHLEIGAPFGSAGLISMIIAGGTIVSSLVSGSIIKKLGTGTITLISCCMTAGALLGFSFAPSLVWLAVLAIPLGLGGGAVDAALNHYVADNYKAHHMSWLHCFWGVGATAGPMIMSFYIANHNSWREGYSAVSIIQFGLVIVLLVTLPLWKRVAKLHHAAEVGNSNETQPDGLEGSNTGISSPPAKVKVHPTRLKGVKFSLLAFLFYCGVESTVGLWGASYLVGAREVSAELAAGWISMYYGGITIGRLITGFVTLRISNRVLILAGQLIAALGGLLLLLPLPDVMTLVGLILIGLGLAPIYPGLLHETPARFGKENSAQLMGYQMAVAYTGTTLLPPLFGLIASGISISLFPAIVLAFLLLMMLSSEQVNRVLKRSRSEA
- a CDS encoding ROK family protein; the encoded protein is MEKANGYLIKDINLNLVRQAMKQIGTGSKSQLAALTKLSVVTINSLVKELVQLGELSEDETVPSNGGRPALTYRYNYGFSLALVIHMNEKQGEDVVVVTVINLGDEIIEREEYGIPLFNLERFYELIEQYLSKHPTIKVIGIGIPGQSVNGEIKVSSHDQLKGVRLSEVIQEQFGLPVMLENDVNAAISGYCSRTEKDDNQCVLGVYFPRSYPPGMGIYLNGSVVKGKDGMAGEIKFLPVEVDWNNPVKTEMFIEAACTIIHTVNVVLAPDEIVIYQSLMDEETWGSAWELYRSQHAMPSMPSIILLDSFHEDFEAGMRWLTLKQLEPDIWGN
- a CDS encoding ketoacyl-ACP synthase III, whose translation is MTGAKITAIGSYVPVRRLTNSDLEQMVETNDEWIVQRTGIRERRISREDEYTSDLCVSAAQDLLKRYGKSAGDVDMVIVATSTPDFSFPSVASIIQHRLGIPLTAGAVDMSAACAGFVYALHTAHAYVASGLHRKVLVLGADALSKITDYTDRSTCILFGDGAGAVLVESDEQEDNFLGFHLGSDGGGAHHVYRTGLSHKVNGIELMNPGKLVQNGREVFRWAVRTVPQGIQQVLKNAGAELAQVDWLIPHSANLRMIEPICERLDYPLEQALYSLEYFGNTSAASIPLALDLGVREGKVLNGQQILLYGFGAGLAHAGQLLKLALDPQVELPAQL